Proteins co-encoded in one Haloarcula sp. DT43 genomic window:
- the hisA gene encoding 1-(5-phosphoribosyl)-5-[(5-phosphoribosylamino)methylideneamino]imidazole-4-carboxamide isomerase, whose protein sequence is MFPEFEVVPAVDMQDGQVVQLVGGERGTEKTYGDPVEAARRWVDAGARTLHLVDLDGAFEGERQNAAAIDAVLDAVGDDADVQLGGGIRTAEDAVSLLDRGLDRVILGTAAVETPEIVGEISEAHPGSVLVSLDAKGGEVVVSGWTEGTGLDPAEAAGRYADLGAGGILFTDVDVEGQLEGVRTNPVRRLVEAVDVPVVASGGVATVDDVLALRSAGAAAVVVGSALYEGQFTLAAAMAALGESSD, encoded by the coding sequence ATGTTTCCCGAGTTCGAGGTCGTCCCCGCGGTCGACATGCAGGACGGACAGGTGGTCCAGCTGGTCGGCGGCGAGCGCGGCACCGAGAAGACCTACGGCGACCCGGTCGAGGCCGCACGGCGGTGGGTCGACGCCGGCGCGCGGACGCTCCACCTCGTCGACCTCGACGGCGCGTTCGAGGGCGAGCGCCAGAACGCGGCGGCCATCGACGCCGTCCTCGACGCGGTGGGAGACGACGCCGACGTACAGCTGGGCGGGGGTATCCGGACCGCCGAGGACGCCGTCTCGCTGCTCGACCGCGGGCTGGACCGCGTCATCCTCGGGACCGCCGCCGTCGAGACGCCCGAAATCGTCGGCGAAATCAGCGAGGCACACCCCGGCAGCGTGCTCGTGAGCCTCGACGCGAAAGGCGGCGAAGTCGTGGTGTCGGGCTGGACCGAAGGCACGGGACTCGACCCCGCCGAGGCCGCCGGTCGCTACGCCGACCTCGGGGCCGGCGGCATCCTCTTTACCGACGTGGACGTGGAGGGACAGCTGGAGGGGGTTCGCACCAACCCGGTCCGCCGGCTGGTCGAAGCCGTCGACGTCCCGGTCGTCGCCAGCGGCGGCGTGGCGACCGTCGACGACGTGCTGGCGCTCCGGTCGGCCGGGGCCGCCGCCGTCGTCGTCGGCAGCGCCCTCTACGAGGGGCAGTTCACGCTCGCGGCGGCGATGGCCGCGCTCGGCGAGTCATCGGACTAG